One genomic segment of Paenibacillus antri includes these proteins:
- a CDS encoding NAD(P)-binding domain-containing protein, with product MKQQIGVVGLAVMGKNLALNMESKGFSVAVYN from the coding sequence ATGAAACAGCAAATCGGCGTCGTCGGCCTCGCGGTCATGGGGAAGAACCTCGCCTTGAACATGGAGAGCAAAGGGTTCTCCGTAGCGGTCTATAACC
- a CDS encoding SDR family oxidoreductase, which translates to MTLNLFDLTGKTAVIIGGNSTLGSVMGEALGAYGAKIAVVGRNAETSEAARSRIADKGGEAAVFQADATSKADLARVLSEVVAWSGSVDVLLNCPGRNSATPFFDITEEEWDGIMDVNLKGVVLACQVFGKHMIDQGRGGSIINISSVSSGPPLSKVFTYSASKAGVNSVTQFLAREFAPHNIRVNGIIPGFFPAEQNRKILSEERVKSILGHTPMNRFGAAEELQGAAVYLASEKASGFVTGTFLRVDGGFGAMTI; encoded by the coding sequence ATGACTTTGAACTTATTCGATCTCACCGGCAAGACCGCCGTTATCATCGGCGGAAACAGCACGTTAGGCTCCGTCATGGGCGAAGCGCTAGGCGCGTACGGCGCGAAGATCGCGGTCGTCGGCCGCAACGCGGAGACGTCGGAAGCGGCGCGCTCTCGCATCGCGGACAAGGGGGGCGAAGCCGCCGTGTTCCAAGCGGACGCGACGAGCAAGGCGGACCTCGCCCGCGTCCTGAGCGAAGTCGTCGCTTGGTCCGGCTCCGTCGACGTGCTGCTCAACTGCCCGGGACGCAACAGCGCGACGCCGTTCTTCGACATCACCGAAGAAGAATGGGACGGCATCATGGACGTCAATCTGAAGGGCGTCGTGCTCGCGTGCCAGGTGTTCGGCAAGCATATGATCGATCAAGGCCGAGGCGGCAGCATCATTAACATCTCCTCCGTCTCCTCCGGACCGCCGCTGTCCAAGGTGTTCACGTATTCCGCCTCCAAGGCGGGCGTCAACTCCGTCACGCAGTTTCTCGCGCGCGAGTTCGCGCCGCACAACATCCGCGTGAACGGCATCATTCCGGGCTTCTTCCCGGCCGAGCAAAACCGTAAGATTCTCTCCGAGGAGCGCGTGAAGAGCATTCTGGGCCACACGCCGATGAACCGCTTCGGCGCGGCGGAGGAGTTGCAAGGCGCCGCCGTGTACCTCGCGTCCGAGAAGGCGTCCGGCTTCGTGACCGGCACGTTCCTTCGCGTCGACGGCGGCTTCGGAGCGATGACGATCTAA
- a CDS encoding gluconokinase: MKPYIVAADIGTTSTKAVVVDTAAGAVRAVTSIEYPLHTPAPDRAEQDPDEIARAVETAIRSAVERAGIAAGAVRCVVFSSAMHSLIALDESGAPLTPSITWADNRAASYVDVLKSQTDAHAIYAATGTPIHPMSPLLKLMWLRDKEPAIFARAKTFAGIKEYVLAGWFGGRLVVDHSIASATGLFSLERRDWHGPSLLAAGIDASRLPELVPTTHTLEGLDRAVAERLGLAPGTPVVVGASDGVLANVGAGALEPDEFAVTIGTSGAVRAIVREPRTDPQGRTFCYALSDDRWVAGGAINNGGVLFRWVRDHLATKEADEARAAGIDPYEALTALARQAPPGSGGLVTLPLFAGERAPYWNADVRGVFFGLSLAHGKPHMVRAVLEGVGYAVRSVAEAVADAAGRPREIRASGGFARSPFWRQTIADVLGAPLTVPDAIESSALGAAALGLVALGDWPDFAGAKAWSASSHTHEPNPATRATYDELFSIYSDLYPRLVDPFRRIVRFQTHPSE, encoded by the coding sequence ATGAAGCCGTATATCGTAGCCGCAGACATCGGCACGACGAGCACGAAGGCCGTCGTCGTCGATACGGCCGCCGGCGCCGTCCGCGCCGTGACGTCCATCGAATATCCGCTGCACACGCCCGCCCCGGATCGGGCGGAGCAGGATCCGGACGAGATCGCTCGCGCGGTCGAGACGGCGATCCGCTCGGCCGTCGAGCGGGCGGGGATCGCAGCTGGCGCGGTCCGCTGCGTCGTGTTCAGCTCGGCGATGCACAGCCTGATCGCATTGGACGAGAGCGGCGCGCCGCTGACGCCCTCGATCACGTGGGCGGACAACCGGGCGGCTTCCTACGTAGACGTTCTGAAGTCGCAGACCGACGCGCATGCGATCTATGCGGCGACCGGAACGCCGATCCACCCGATGTCGCCGCTGCTGAAGCTGATGTGGCTTCGCGACAAGGAGCCGGCGATCTTCGCGCGGGCGAAGACGTTCGCCGGCATTAAGGAATACGTGCTCGCCGGCTGGTTCGGCGGCCGGCTCGTCGTCGACCATTCGATCGCGAGCGCGACGGGACTGTTCTCGCTCGAGCGCCGCGATTGGCACGGGCCGTCGCTGCTCGCGGCCGGCATCGACGCCTCCCGCCTGCCGGAGCTCGTACCGACCACGCATACGCTCGAGGGACTCGATCGCGCTGTTGCGGAGCGCCTCGGCTTAGCGCCGGGCACGCCGGTCGTCGTCGGGGCGTCCGACGGCGTGCTCGCCAACGTCGGCGCGGGCGCGCTCGAGCCGGACGAGTTCGCAGTGACGATCGGCACGAGCGGCGCGGTGCGCGCGATCGTACGCGAACCGCGCACGGACCCGCAGGGCCGAACGTTTTGTTACGCGCTGTCCGACGACCGGTGGGTCGCGGGCGGCGCTATCAACAACGGCGGCGTGCTGTTCCGCTGGGTGCGCGATCATCTCGCGACGAAGGAAGCGGACGAAGCGCGCGCCGCCGGCATCGACCCGTACGAGGCGCTCACGGCGCTCGCGCGGCAGGCGCCTCCGGGCAGCGGCGGCCTCGTGACGCTGCCGCTGTTCGCCGGCGAGCGCGCGCCGTATTGGAACGCCGACGTGCGCGGCGTCTTCTTCGGCCTCTCGCTCGCGCACGGCAAGCCCCACATGGTGCGCGCCGTGCTCGAGGGCGTCGGCTACGCGGTGCGCTCCGTCGCGGAGGCGGTGGCGGACGCCGCCGGCCGGCCGCGCGAAATTCGCGCGTCGGGCGGCTTCGCGCGGTCGCCGTTCTGGCGCCAGACGATCGCCGACGTGCTCGGCGCGCCGCTCACCGTCCCGGACGCGATCGAAAGCTCCGCGCTCGGCGCGGCGGCGCTCGGCCTCGTCGCGCTCGGCGACTGGCCCGACTTCGCCGGGGCCAAGGCGTGGTCGGCGTCTTCGCATACGCACGAGCCGAACCCCGCGACGCGGGCGACGTACGACGAGCTGTTCTCGATCTACAGCGACCTATACCCGCGGCTCGTCGATCCGTTCCGACGCATCGTTCGTTTCCAAACGCATCCGTCGGAATAA
- a CDS encoding DUF362 domain-containing protein translates to MSDMIRDMLKPIPIPSIVRVRQKFDASKLVDPLAALRQELAKPGAIDRIRPGQRVAVAVGSRGVANIAGLTKTTIDAIKSAGASPFIVPCMGSHGGATAEGQAEVLKHLGIDESTMGAPVESSMEVVEIDRLANGLPVYVDKIASTADAIVVINRVKPHTAFRGPIESGIMKMIAIGLGKQKGAEACHQLGFKYMAEFVPEMATLMMKKLPIVFGVAAVENAYDETCHIEVLPAENVYEREVELQKMAKSRMPRLLFDQIDVLVIDYIGKNISGDGMDPNVTGRYPTPYASGGPDVNKMVVLDVTKESKGNANGVGTADFTTRRLADKMDFTATYLNGLTSTVCAPTKLATTLESDELAIKAAVKTCNVLDFHACRLVRIRDTLHLGEIEISTTLLEEARNRPDIEIVSEAPYEWTFDGEGYLPK, encoded by the coding sequence ATGAGCGACATGATCCGAGATATGTTGAAGCCGATTCCGATACCGTCGATCGTGCGCGTCCGACAGAAATTCGACGCCTCGAAGCTGGTCGACCCGCTCGCGGCGCTGAGGCAGGAGCTCGCGAAGCCGGGCGCGATCGACCGCATCCGGCCGGGCCAGCGCGTGGCCGTCGCGGTCGGCAGCCGCGGCGTCGCGAACATCGCGGGCCTGACCAAGACGACGATCGACGCGATCAAGTCGGCGGGCGCGTCGCCGTTCATCGTGCCGTGCATGGGCAGCCACGGCGGCGCGACGGCGGAGGGCCAGGCCGAGGTGTTGAAGCATCTCGGCATCGACGAGTCGACGATGGGCGCGCCGGTCGAATCGTCGATGGAGGTCGTGGAGATCGACCGCCTGGCGAACGGCCTGCCGGTGTACGTCGATAAGATCGCGTCGACCGCCGACGCCATCGTCGTCATCAACCGCGTGAAGCCGCACACGGCGTTCCGCGGTCCGATCGAGAGCGGCATCATGAAGATGATCGCGATCGGTCTCGGCAAGCAGAAGGGCGCGGAAGCGTGCCATCAGCTCGGCTTTAAGTATATGGCCGAATTCGTGCCGGAGATGGCGACGCTTATGATGAAGAAGCTGCCGATCGTCTTCGGCGTCGCGGCGGTCGAGAACGCGTACGACGAGACGTGCCATATCGAGGTGCTGCCGGCGGAGAACGTGTACGAACGCGAAGTCGAGCTTCAGAAGATGGCGAAGTCCCGCATGCCGCGGCTGTTGTTCGATCAGATCGACGTGCTCGTCATCGACTACATCGGCAAGAACATTAGCGGCGACGGCATGGACCCGAACGTCACCGGCAGGTATCCGACGCCGTACGCGTCCGGCGGGCCGGACGTGAACAAGATGGTCGTCCTCGACGTGACGAAGGAGTCGAAGGGCAACGCGAACGGCGTCGGCACGGCCGACTTCACGACGCGCCGGCTCGCGGACAAGATGGATTTCACCGCGACGTACCTGAACGGCCTCACGTCGACGGTGTGCGCGCCGACGAAGCTCGCGACGACGCTCGAGAGCGACGAACTCGCGATCAAGGCGGCCGTGAAGACGTGCAACGTGCTCGATTTCCACGCTTGCCGGCTCGTGCGCATCCGCGACACGCTCCATCTCGGCGAAATCGAAATTTCGACGACGCTGCTCGAGGAAGCGCGGAACCGCCCGGACATCGAGATCGTCTCGGAAGCGCCGTACGAGTGGACGTTCGACGGCGAGGGGTACTTGCCCAAATGA
- a CDS encoding tagaturonate epimerase family protein — protein sequence MVTATNEVIAAAKALAAGASLEGLANVYAASFAESDGATIAMVKDGGERKLLVVGGGALYAALEGTESTEGDVRYKLCPLTHANRLALNDAFDYTKPRAIGTRMATIGLGDRLGLASPGHIKTVAGKNVRPILAQQSIRELTLTGRTYEDVLDAASYAVFQEGYRDGWGADGDHLKTTQDIEYALRLGFSMLTLDASEHIDNGAGSASDEEVARRYAELDAAYRERIENDYADRTFDIAGASIEVGRAALQRYALVYGEAVRFMVDIYRTYIATAGRAIDFEISIDETATPTDPAAHWFVANELKREGVAPYSMAPRFCGEFQKGIDYIGDLDQFERELRVHAAICDHFGYKLSVHSGSDKFSVFPLVAKYTNGRFHLKTAGTNWLEAVRTVARVNPSLYRRMHEYAAAHVEEALKYYHVTADFAKVKPLAETSDAELPEYMNEDNARQLIHITYGLLLTAKDETGASLFKDEFYATLRDRERDYETALISHIGKHLDLLGK from the coding sequence ATGGTGACAGCAACGAACGAGGTCATCGCCGCGGCGAAAGCGCTGGCGGCAGGCGCGTCATTGGAAGGCTTGGCGAACGTATACGCGGCGTCCTTCGCGGAATCCGACGGCGCGACGATCGCGATGGTGAAGGACGGCGGCGAACGGAAGCTGCTCGTCGTGGGCGGAGGCGCGCTATACGCCGCTCTGGAAGGGACCGAGTCGACGGAGGGGGACGTGCGTTACAAGCTGTGTCCGTTGACGCACGCGAACCGGCTCGCGCTGAACGACGCGTTCGACTATACGAAGCCGCGCGCGATCGGTACGCGGATGGCGACGATCGGCCTCGGCGACCGGCTCGGGCTCGCGTCGCCGGGACACATTAAGACGGTCGCGGGCAAGAACGTCCGTCCGATTTTGGCGCAGCAGAGCATTCGGGAGCTGACGTTGACGGGCCGCACGTACGAGGACGTGCTGGATGCGGCGTCGTACGCCGTTTTCCAAGAAGGATATCGAGACGGATGGGGCGCCGACGGCGACCACCTGAAGACGACGCAGGACATTGAATACGCGCTGCGCCTCGGCTTCTCGATGCTGACGCTGGACGCCTCGGAGCATATCGACAACGGCGCCGGCTCGGCGAGCGACGAGGAAGTGGCGCGGCGGTACGCGGAGCTGGACGCGGCGTACCGGGAACGCATCGAGAACGACTATGCGGACCGGACGTTCGACATCGCCGGCGCTTCGATCGAGGTCGGCCGCGCGGCGCTGCAGCGGTACGCGCTCGTGTACGGCGAGGCGGTTCGCTTCATGGTCGATATTTACCGGACCTATATCGCGACGGCGGGGCGGGCCATCGACTTCGAAATTTCGATCGACGAGACGGCGACGCCGACCGATCCGGCCGCGCATTGGTTCGTGGCGAACGAGCTGAAGCGCGAGGGCGTCGCGCCGTACAGCATGGCGCCGCGGTTTTGCGGCGAGTTCCAGAAGGGGATCGATTACATCGGCGACCTCGATCAATTCGAGCGGGAGCTGCGCGTGCACGCGGCGATCTGCGATCACTTCGGTTATAAGCTGAGCGTGCATTCCGGCAGCGACAAATTCAGCGTGTTCCCGCTCGTCGCGAAATATACGAACGGCCGCTTCCATCTGAAGACCGCGGGCACGAACTGGCTCGAAGCGGTGCGGACCGTCGCTCGCGTCAACCCTTCGCTGTATCGCCGGATGCACGAATACGCCGCCGCGCATGTGGAAGAGGCGTTGAAGTACTACCACGTCACGGCCGACTTCGCCAAGGTGAAGCCGCTCGCGGAGACGTCCGACGCGGAGCTGCCGGAATACATGAACGAGGATAACGCGCGGCAGCTGATCCATATTACGTACGGCCTTCTGCTGACGGCGAAGGACGAAACGGGAGCGTCGCTGTTCAAGGACGAATTCTACGCGACGCTTCGCGACCGGGAACGCGACTATGAGACGGCTCTAATTTCGCATATCGGGAAACACTTGGATTTATTAGGCAAATAG
- a CDS encoding LacI family DNA-binding transcriptional regulator: MNVTIKDIARLAGVSYSTVSKALNDSPLVKPDTRRRIVELARQLGYEPNLAAKSLVSRRSMTVGVLLPSLERVALSALVGRINDALAARGYEVILSILPPTSAIRLFQRLQVDGIVVFEDITPEARHVETVTTDIPVVSIGASHLVGSRFAVVDAKRKDALREAVRYLAGLGHKRIAYIGDARESDSKQQEKVAGFMEGAFAFGLSAGDALVLDSGGNTWRHGYDAGRRLLELDGRPTAVITGAYDVTAGLLRAALDGGLRVPDDLSLVSYDHIPQLAELDVPVTAVGAPVDAFGERIAEALLDIMADSGPIRRETHLDAVLEERASAVRFPG, from the coding sequence ATGAACGTCACGATCAAAGACATCGCCCGACTCGCGGGCGTCAGCTACTCCACCGTCTCCAAGGCGCTCAACGACAGTCCGCTCGTCAAACCCGACACGCGGCGGCGCATCGTCGAGCTCGCGCGGCAGCTCGGCTACGAGCCGAATCTCGCCGCGAAGAGCCTCGTCTCGAGGCGCAGCATGACGGTCGGCGTCCTGCTGCCGTCGCTCGAACGCGTCGCCTTGTCCGCGCTCGTCGGCCGCATCAACGACGCGCTCGCCGCGCGCGGCTACGAGGTGATCTTGTCGATTCTGCCTCCGACGTCGGCGATCCGGCTGTTTCAGCGGCTGCAGGTGGACGGCATCGTCGTGTTCGAGGACATTACGCCGGAAGCGCGGCATGTCGAGACGGTGACGACCGACATTCCGGTCGTCTCCATCGGCGCCTCGCATCTCGTCGGCTCCCGCTTCGCCGTCGTCGACGCGAAGCGCAAAGACGCGCTGCGCGAGGCGGTCCGATACTTGGCCGGTCTCGGCCACAAGCGCATCGCCTATATCGGGGACGCGCGGGAGTCCGACAGCAAGCAGCAGGAGAAGGTCGCCGGATTTATGGAGGGCGCGTTCGCCTTCGGCCTCTCGGCCGGCGACGCGCTCGTCCTCGACTCCGGCGGCAATACGTGGCGGCACGGCTACGACGCCGGACGGCGGCTGCTCGAGCTCGACGGCCGACCGACCGCGGTCATCACCGGCGCGTACGACGTCACGGCCGGCCTGCTGCGCGCCGCGCTCGACGGCGGCCTCCGCGTGCCGGACGATCTGTCGCTCGTCAGCTACGACCACATTCCGCAGCTCGCGGAGCTCGACGTGCCGGTGACGGCGGTCGGCGCCCCGGTCGACGCGTTCGGCGAACGGATCGCGGAGGCGCTGCTCGACATTATGGCGGACAGCGGCCCGATCCGCCGCGAGACGCACCTGGACGCCGTGCTGGAAGAACGCGCTTCAGCGGTTCGCTTCCCCGGCTGA
- a CDS encoding helix-turn-helix domain-containing protein, with the protein MAEHQFRTDDGAIQVDYTRRIGYYSMDEDHAHDGYELYYLFEGERDYFIRDRTYRVRAGEFVFIEKGELHRTLDTGVPDHERVVLNFAETAMGTFPLPTESGVFRLPPQERWKGEALAREMIDESRGAAPGRDAMLEALLRQLLLLVFRAAAERPVDEAAPSAVHRTMSEVAAYVGERYAEPLLLKDVAERFFVSPYYLSRKFKACTGFGFAEYVQLVRVREAQRLLRETNLKMIDIAERIGIGPAAQFHKLFKKVCGCSPLQYRKGRRAGGPAGSAGEANR; encoded by the coding sequence ATGGCGGAGCATCAGTTCCGAACGGACGACGGCGCGATTCAAGTCGATTATACGAGGCGGATCGGCTATTATTCGATGGACGAGGATCACGCGCACGACGGATACGAGCTGTATTATTTGTTCGAAGGAGAGCGCGATTACTTCATTCGGGACCGGACGTACCGGGTGCGGGCGGGAGAGTTCGTGTTTATCGAAAAGGGGGAGCTCCACCGGACGCTCGATACCGGGGTGCCGGATCACGAACGCGTCGTGTTGAATTTCGCGGAGACGGCGATGGGTACGTTCCCGCTGCCTACGGAGAGCGGCGTCTTCCGGCTGCCGCCGCAGGAACGATGGAAGGGAGAAGCGCTGGCGCGCGAGATGATCGACGAAAGCCGCGGCGCGGCGCCGGGACGCGACGCGATGCTCGAGGCGCTCCTGAGACAGCTGCTGCTGCTCGTATTTCGCGCGGCGGCGGAGCGTCCGGTCGACGAAGCGGCGCCGTCCGCCGTGCACCGGACGATGTCGGAGGTGGCCGCCTACGTCGGGGAGCGGTACGCGGAGCCGCTGCTCCTGAAGGACGTGGCCGAACGGTTCTTCGTCAGCCCGTATTACCTGAGCCGCAAGTTCAAGGCTTGCACCGGCTTCGGCTTCGCCGAGTACGTGCAGCTCGTTCGCGTCCGCGAGGCGCAGCGGCTGCTACGGGAGACGAATCTGAAGATGATCGACATCGCCGAGCGGATCGGCATCGGCCCCGCAGCCCAATTTCATAAGCTGTTCAAGAAGGTGTGCGGCTGCTCGCCGCTGCAATACCGCAAAGGGCGGCGGGCGGGCGGTCCCGCCGGGTCAGCCGGGGAAGCGAACCGCTGA
- a CDS encoding Gfo/Idh/MocA family protein — translation MKKRYALIGTGGRAIFFYGALAKDFRDTSELVAFCDTNQTRMNYANRLLTTRFEHPAVPTYKAHDFERMIRETKPDAVIVTTMDRTHHTYIVKAMELGCDVVSEKPMTVDEEKCQEILDAVKRTGKQLRVTFNYRYAPHNTKIRELIMNGEIGDVHSIHFEWLLNTEHGADYFRRWHRDKRNSGGMLVHKSTHHFDLVNFWLGSQPQTVYAQGSLMFYGKENAEKRGVTEFYNRTRGSGAAKNDPFALDLERSEELKGLYADAEHEDGYYRDQSVFGDGISIEDTMGVLVRYKNKAIMTYSLNCYMPWEGFQVNINGSKGRIEMKIVEKSYVNSGGKKEDEGALKTKSIKVIPMFGEAYEAEIVEGVGGHGGGDPILLNDIFGEPAEDPYNRAASHVDGAMSILTGIAGNISMRTGLPVNVDGLVRF, via the coding sequence ATGAAGAAGAGATACGCATTGATCGGCACCGGCGGACGGGCGATTTTCTTTTACGGCGCTTTAGCCAAAGACTTTCGGGACACCTCGGAGCTGGTCGCGTTCTGCGATACGAACCAGACGCGGATGAATTACGCCAATCGGCTGCTGACGACGCGCTTCGAGCACCCTGCGGTGCCGACGTACAAAGCGCACGACTTCGAGCGGATGATTCGCGAGACGAAGCCGGACGCCGTCATCGTGACGACGATGGACCGGACGCATCATACGTATATCGTGAAGGCGATGGAGCTCGGCTGCGACGTCGTCAGCGAGAAGCCGATGACCGTCGACGAAGAGAAATGCCAAGAAATTCTCGACGCCGTGAAGCGGACCGGCAAGCAGCTGCGGGTCACGTTCAACTACCGCTACGCGCCGCACAATACGAAAATCCGCGAGCTGATCATGAACGGCGAGATCGGCGACGTCCATTCCATCCACTTCGAGTGGCTGCTCAACACGGAGCACGGCGCGGACTATTTCCGGCGTTGGCACCGCGACAAGCGGAACAGCGGCGGCATGCTCGTCCACAAGTCGACGCATCACTTCGACCTCGTCAACTTCTGGCTCGGCAGCCAGCCGCAGACGGTGTACGCGCAAGGCTCTCTGATGTTCTACGGCAAGGAAAACGCGGAGAAGCGCGGCGTCACGGAGTTTTATAATCGGACGCGGGGCAGCGGGGCGGCGAAGAACGATCCGTTCGCGCTCGATCTCGAGCGAAGCGAGGAACTGAAAGGGCTGTACGCGGACGCGGAGCACGAGGACGGCTATTACCGCGATCAGAGCGTGTTCGGCGACGGCATCAGCATCGAGGACACGATGGGCGTGCTCGTCCGATACAAGAACAAGGCGATTATGACGTATTCGCTCAACTGCTACATGCCTTGGGAAGGGTTCCAGGTGAACATTAACGGCTCCAAAGGCCGGATCGAGATGAAGATCGTCGAAAAGTCGTACGTCAACTCCGGCGGCAAGAAGGAAGACGAAGGCGCGCTGAAGACGAAGAGCATCAAGGTCATTCCGATGTTCGGAGAGGCGTACGAGGCGGAGATCGTCGAAGGCGTCGGCGGGCATGGCGGCGGAGATCCGATTTTGCTGAACGACATCTTCGGCGAGCCGGCGGAAGATCCGTACAACCGGGCGGCTTCGCACGTCGACGGCGCGATGTCGATCCTTACCGGCATCGCCGGAAACATCTCGATGCGCACCGGACTGCCGGTGAACGTCGACGGTCTCGTTCGATTCTAA
- a CDS encoding beta-galactosidase: protein MAAAERELVFGASYYPEHWPRERWPEDVRLMKEAGIRLLRVADLAWARLEPEEGRFDFEWLDDFIALASKEGIRFVLATPIEASPVWLRRKHPEVVRTDEFGRIHGDRGYHCHTNAAFAYYVARIVDRMASHYARHPAVVGWQIDNELRAVPCYCKECLLDFRAWLRGAYGTIERLNDAWGTVFWSQSYRSWDEVTLPSADQLTKSVSQALAFNRFCSEATVAHLRRQADIVKKHAPTHIVTHNSLGLYLGLDLYKLGKHLDVMGVDLYPDVDSDNTYTCLNLDLHRSAKREPIWIMEQKNGYFNYSDYNLAIEPGLVRYWTIQDIARGANAVLYYRWRSGRFSWEQNPNGILRHDGTPRRAYEEIRRTTREFAAVGAELAATEVEAPVALLHSFDQIWAFEAQKQYPNFSYRGHLTSYYRELLRMGITPDVVDPCMDLARYAFVVAPSLAMVSEETRRNLEKYVADGGCLVIGARSGMKTWENATIDTPWPGLLSDLAGVEIDEFEVLPDRYSNGVLYNGKSYRVNGWLDLLRTKEAETAGIYQEKFYAGRTAIARNAYGKGTVYYVGAMGSAELFRAILSDVADERGVPKPELPEEVYVTHRVGERMRYTFYLNYAREPRRVRLAKAGVDALTGRTVSGEALIEGLDALIVAAEK, encoded by the coding sequence GTGGCGGCCGCGGAGCGAGAATTGGTTTTCGGGGCGTCGTACTACCCGGAGCACTGGCCGAGGGAGAGGTGGCCGGAGGATGTCCGGCTTATGAAGGAAGCGGGGATCCGGCTGCTTCGCGTCGCCGATTTGGCTTGGGCCAGGCTGGAGCCGGAGGAGGGACGATTCGATTTCGAGTGGTTGGACGACTTCATCGCCTTGGCTTCGAAGGAAGGGATCCGGTTCGTGCTGGCGACGCCGATCGAAGCGTCTCCGGTTTGGCTTCGACGGAAGCATCCCGAAGTCGTGCGGACGGATGAATTCGGGCGCATTCACGGCGATCGAGGCTATCATTGCCATACGAACGCGGCATTCGCCTACTATGTCGCCCGAATCGTCGATCGCATGGCTTCGCATTACGCCCGTCACCCCGCCGTCGTCGGATGGCAGATCGATAACGAGCTTCGGGCCGTTCCGTGTTATTGCAAGGAATGCCTGCTCGATTTCCGAGCGTGGCTTCGCGGCGCGTACGGGACGATCGAGCGCTTGAACGACGCGTGGGGGACGGTGTTTTGGAGCCAGTCGTACCGCTCTTGGGACGAGGTGACGCTCCCCTCGGCGGACCAGCTGACGAAGTCCGTCAGTCAGGCGCTGGCTTTCAACCGGTTTTGCTCCGAGGCGACGGTCGCCCATCTTCGTCGGCAGGCCGACATCGTCAAGAAGCACGCGCCGACCCACATTGTCACGCACAACTCGCTAGGGCTTTACTTGGGGTTAGATTTGTATAAGCTCGGGAAGCATCTCGACGTAATGGGCGTGGATTTGTATCCGGACGTCGACTCCGACAATACGTACACCTGCCTGAATTTGGACCTTCACCGCAGCGCGAAGCGGGAGCCCATCTGGATTATGGAGCAGAAGAACGGGTACTTCAATTACAGCGATTATAACTTGGCGATCGAGCCCGGACTCGTCCGGTATTGGACGATTCAAGACATCGCTCGAGGCGCGAATGCGGTTCTGTACTATCGCTGGAGGTCGGGGCGGTTCAGCTGGGAGCAAAACCCGAACGGCATCCTGCGCCACGACGGGACGCCGCGGAGAGCTTACGAAGAGATCCGGCGAACGACGCGAGAGTTCGCGGCCGTCGGCGCGGAGCTGGCCGCGACCGAGGTGGAAGCGCCGGTCGCCCTGCTTCACAGCTTCGATCAAATTTGGGCGTTCGAGGCGCAGAAGCAATATCCGAACTTTTCGTACCGGGGCCATTTGACGTCGTATTATCGGGAGCTGCTTCGTATGGGGATCACGCCGGACGTAGTAGATCCCTGCATGGATCTCGCCCGATACGCTTTCGTCGTCGCGCCGTCGTTGGCGATGGTCAGCGAAGAGACGAGACGAAATTTGGAGAAGTACGTCGCGGACGGCGGCTGCCTCGTCATCGGCGCGCGAAGCGGGATGAAAACTTGGGAGAACGCGACGATCGACACGCCGTGGCCCGGCTTGTTGTCGGACTTGGCGGGCGTCGAAATCGACGAGTTCGAGGTGCTGCCCGACCGTTACTCGAACGGCGTCCTCTATAACGGCAAGTCGTATCGCGTGAACGGTTGGCTGGATTTGCTCCGGACGAAAGAGGCGGAGACGGCAGGCATCTACCAAGAGAAGTTTTACGCGGGAAGAACGGCGATCGCAAGGAACGCGTACGGGAAGGGAACAGTGTATTATGTCGGAGCGATGGGCAGCGCGGAGTTGTTTCGCGCCATCTTGAGCGACGTCGCCGACGAACGCGGCGTGCCGAAGCCGGAGCTTCCGGAAGAGGTGTACGTCACGCACCGGGTCGGCGAGCGGATGAGGTACACGTTTTATTTGAACTATGCGAGAGAGCCCAGGCGCGTGCGGCTCGCGAAGGCAGGCGTCGACGCGCTCACGGGGAGGACCGTGTCCGGCGAGGCGCTGATCGAAGGGTTGGATGCGCTGATCGTCGCGGCGGAGAAGTAG